In the Salvia miltiorrhiza cultivar Shanhuang (shh) chromosome 8, IMPLAD_Smil_shh, whole genome shotgun sequence genome, AAatgaaggatattgaagaaggaAGCCTTACCAAGATGAGGAAGTACAAAGGTTGGAAAGTAAGGCACCGCAGGTTCAAGTTCTGAATTATATCCTCCGCGGAACAGTGTTTAGCCATAGTCAAAACCCTCAACAACTTAAACACAACCGGCAGCTTCCACCATGTGCTGGATACCAGAGAACGAAGAAGCTGCGCTGACATCAGAGCATCAGACATCTCATGAACATCTTCACTCTCGATGAAGTCATGACATATGAAGCGACGCTCCTCAGTCATGTTGTCGAGTGCCCTCTTGGCATAGAAGAACTTGTCTTTCTCAGATACTTTCAAGCACAGATCTCTTATCAGATCGTGAAGTCGACAAGACCTAATCTTCCCATTATATCGATGTCTGCCAACAAGAACAAGATTCCTATCAACTAAGTCATTCAAGTACCCCTCTGCAATCTCTTCTAACATTTGGGCTCTCTTCGGTTTGATAAATCCTTCAGCAACCCAAAGTTTGATGATTCGTGATGCACGAATCTCACGGTCCTCCTCAAAAATTCCCATATAAAGAAAACATGGTTTCAGATGAGGGGGCAAGTGATTATAGCTTAAAGATAACACATCTAAGATCTCTTGCTTCTCTATTGAATTGGGGATTGATTTTATATTCTTGGCAACATCCTCCCAGAATCCTACAGTCCTAGGCGATTTGAGAAGAAACCCTCCAATCACAACAATTGACAAGGGTAGTCCTCTgcacaatctaacaatctcaTTTCCCACACTTTCTAGTTGAGGATAAGGGCAATGCTCTTGCTGGAAAGCGTTTCTGCAAAACAACACCCAACTTTGATCCTTTTTTAAAGGTTTCATGGTGAAGCAAGAACTAGAGCTACAATCACTAGCCACATCCGACAACCTAGTAGTTAAAACGATCCGACTTCCATTCCCATTATCAGGAAAGTAACGCTTCACCTCATCCCAAGCTTCGACACTCCATATATCATCTAATACAATCAGATATCTTCTTCCCCATAAAGTTTGATGCAACTCTACCTCTAAATCATTCCCACTTCCACTTTGCCCTATGCTAGAGAGAAGTTTTGAAAAGATTTCTTGTGCACTGTATTGTTGAGATACAGTAGCCCAAGCACGAATGTCAAAGTGTCTCTGGATGAGtgaattttcataaacatttagAGCAAGCGTGGTCTTACCCGTGCCGCCCATCCCCACAATCGAGATTATGTGCTGCTTGTGTTGATGTATGGTGAGCTTGTCCATGATGTGGATCACGTCGTCTTCGAGTCCCACCGGAGAAGCCTttccggtggtggtggtgagagGTTGTTTCTCCTCCACAACATCCACGTCACCATGTGCAGCTTGCTCCTCTCTCGCTCGCCATTTCTCCTTAAGCTCAGCACCCTTTTTCATGATACCATCCATTTCTTCAATTATTTGTTGCAGATCCGACAACGAGCATCCATGACTGGATCCAGCATGAATTTGATCGACAATGTGTGATTCAATAACATCTTCAGCTGCGTGAGCTGCAGATGCGATTTGACTCTCCAGATCTGATGCTTCTCTGCTACCTCCATCAATATTAGTGTTGGTTATCAAGTTGAGCAAGCCATCAGCCTTCTCCCCCAAGGGATTCAATCTGTTTCTTGTCGAATACAGTTGAAAGGCGAGGATGGCTCATCATCTGCTCAATGATGTTCATCACAGAAACCAGAGCTGCATAAGCTGCCATCTCAAATCAAAGtctaattttgttgaaatttgagGAATCTGAACGACGATTGACGTAATCTGTAAGAAATAAGTAATCAAGTTGTTTTATTTTCCATTAGCTGTGATCCACAACAATCTCATTATTAAAGTTCTTTTAGCACTATCTCATTATTAaagtttcttttccttttcttaaaaaaaaaaagtttctttTCCTTCACtaaaaaatcaatatattaTGTGCTCCACAATCTCTTTATTGATACTGAATCATCCTTTTAAATATCATTTTTAGTTTccttattttctataaaatcaaAAATAAGATCCAATTTATCATTTCGtcaattcacaaaaatatatcatAACCTATTTTTAATAACAATTTGACTAATTTGTGTACCCGTTTCTTCGCTCACTAACAATTTgactaatttaattaacttgATCACCTAGTCTTCTAAAATGGTAGCTAGAAATGCTTGTGGATCAAGTTGTAAGCTTGCTGTCATTTTCATAGAGTATTTCATCTCTGTTGTTGTGTTTCGCGTTGCTTGTGCTCAGGATGATGCTACGAGATCTATGATAGATCTATGGTACTGAAATAAATgcaaaaaacttaaaatttccATGGTTCGGTTGTGATCTTTTAGCTACAAGATTGTAAGTGGAAGTTTTTCTGTATTGATTTATTGCATCAACTTGCTTTAATCTCACAAACTAtatgttttgtgatgaatctcacCCTAGAAATATCTCAAATgaatgttgttgttattattattcagTATAAATCGTGTGAAGCTTAGAACTAAAGTTGCTAGAATTGAAAGTGTTGTTTGAAGTCGGAGGGGTTTAGTTGCAAAGTCTGAATAGCGGAGGGACTTAGTTTGCAAATTAGAATAGTTGGCAGATCTAATCTGGTCCGTTGGTGCAGATCGTGCGGTTGGGATTTAATCTTTGTTTTCAGTTAGTTATAACTAACTGAACGGGAGTCTTCGTCTTCCTCAACTCAGCTCCTGCAACTAGTTCAAGAAAAATACACAGAGAGGAAAGAATTGTGAGAGGATTGAGAGATTATCTTTCAGAGTTAGATTTGATTTTCGATGTCTTTCTTTTCGATTCAAAGTTATAGTCTCTGTGATTCTAAGTTTGTTTGGTGAATAAAAGTAGATCGATTTCCTtggcccgtggatgtaggttgAAAAACCGAACCACGTAATTGTTGtgttcttttgatttttttgttaCTTTTCTGTTGATTTCACTAACAAATGCCATTCTAATTCTAGAAATAACATTATTTACCTGGAAAGTTGTTTTCAAGATATGGATGCTATcaggatttatttatttagtaatttattttACTGATATGTAGCCATTTGAAATCAGATTTAGTGTCCGTCATTCTTCTCGTTCCCCAACAGTTTCTTCTCTTTGTGAATCAAGATGTGTGatttatgaagaaaaaaaaaacacctacGTTTGTGTTGCTTTCGAAGAAGAACGTAATGGCCACAACTTCAAGGAGGGAATGTTGGGAGATGATTTTTTGGGGAACAATTGTAAGAGAATGTTGGTGTGAAAGAAAGGAGGGATTTTTGATGAACTTATGCGAAAGAAAGAAATGCTAACTTATTTTGATTAGCTTAGCGGAAGAAAGCCATTCATACCAAATATGAAATCAAACACAGCAAAGTTTACAATTTCATTTCCTTCACAACAATCAGAGATAATCTAACGGCTTTCCATGAAGATATCTCGAGGCTGCAGTTAATGTTAGAAATGAAATCCTTATTTTTTCAGTCAGCCGGGTAAGTGTCTCCTTCGTTGATGATATTTGAACTTGAAGGCCCTCATTTCCTAgactctcttcttcttcctttatTTTCATCGCCGAAACGTCAGCAGACTCACTGCATCCATCCACAAGTGTCGTAATTTCCCCAATATACAAACGGACCTCTTCTTCCAAGTGCATCAATACTTCTTCATCTCTAAGCTTCCGATTGTCAATATCTTTCCTTGATGATATTTGAACTTCAAGGCCCTCATTTCCCAGACTCTCTTGTTCTTCCTTTATTTTCATCGCCGAAATTTGAGCAGACTCACTGCATCCATCCACACTAATAACTTCAAGTGTCGGAATTTCCCCAATATCCAAAGGGATCTCTTCCAAGTGCCACAATCCCTCAAGTCTAAGCTTCTCCAAAACAGGGAAATGGGAGCTGTCTGCATCCCAACATCTCAGATCACAAGTCCAATCAACAATGCTCAAGAATCTAAGGCGGAGAAACTCCCCGTTAACCGGACTCCACTTCTGTCCCTTGACGGAATCAACTAGCTCGAGAGCTTCTAATTGGGGCAAAGAACCGATGATTGTTAGATCATTCCAGTCAAGACTGCAGCGTGCCAGTGACAGCTTCTTCAGAGATACCGGCAATGCACACTTTAGCCGATCTGCATTGCATGAGGATTGGTTAGGAAAGGTGGAAACTACTAGCTTTAGTGATTGAAGTTTATGTAGGCTGCCAAGATTGTGGAGATGGTCGAACAAGTAATCATCATATCCCTCCAAATCTTTACCGTAGATTAGATGCAATTTGTTGGTGTTGGGAATTCTCTTACACACCTCCTCACTCAACCTCAAATTTACTGCTTTTGTCAATGTCTGTAAGTTTCCCATGACAACACAGTCATTTGGAAGAGGACGGGGAAGATAAATCCGTGTGCACTCCACATGCCTAAGTTGTGACATGCTCCAAATTTCAATTGGTGCAACGACAAGTTCCGCATTAATTGTCAATGTTTGCAGGTTCCAAATGAAGGCTATTGAAGAAGGAAGCCAAACCAAGGTGCGGGAAGCCAAAGGTTGGAAAGTAAGGAACCGCAGGTTCAAGTTCTGCATTACAACTGCCTCAGAACAGTTGCTAATCATATTCAAAATCCTCAACATCTTAAACACAACCGGTGGCAGCTTGTCCCCTCTACATACCAGAGAACGAAGAAGCGGCGCTGATTTCGGAGCATCAGACATCTCATGAACATAATCACTTTTGATGAAGTCATGACATATGAAGCGACGCTCCTTGGTCATGTTGTCCAGTGCCCAAGCATCAGACATCTCATGAACATTTTCATTCTTGATGAAGTCAGGACATATGAAGCGACGCTCCTTACTCATGTTGTCGAGTGCCCTGTTGACATAGAAGAACTTGTCTTTCTCAGATACTTTCAAGCACAGATCTCTTATCAGATCGTGAAGTCGACAAGACCTAATCTTCCCATTATATCGATATCTGCCAACAAGAACAAGATTCCTGTCAACTAAGTCATTCAAGTACCCCTCTGCAATCTCTTCTAACATTTGGGCTCTCTTCGGTTTGATAAATCCTTCAGTAACCCAAAGTTTGATGATTCGTGATGCACGAATCTCACGGCCCTCCTCAAAAATTCCCATATAAAGAAAACATGGTTTCAGATGAGGGGGCAAGTGATTATAGCTTAAAGATAACACATCTAAGATCTCTTGCTTCTCTATTGAATTGGGGATTGATTTTATATTCTTGGCAACACCCTCCCAGAATCCTACAGTCCTAGGCGATTTGAGAAGAAATCCTCCAATCACAACGATTGACAAGGGTACTCCTCTGCACAATGTAACAATCTCATTTCCCACACTTTCTAGTTGAGGATAAGAGCAATGTTCTTGCTGGAAAGCGTTTCTGCAAAACAACACCCAACTTTGATCCTCATCTAACGGTTTCATGTTGAAGCAAGAACTAGAGCCACAACCACTAGCCACATCAGACAACCTAGTAGTTAAAACGATCCGACTTCCATTCCTATTATCGGGAAAGTAACGCCTCACCTCATCCCAAGCTTCGACACTCCATATGTCATCTAATACAATCAGATATCTTCTACCACATAAACTCTGATACAACTTTAGCCCTAATTCATCTCCACTTCCACTTTGCCCTATGCTAGAGAGAAGTTTTGAAAAGATTTCTTCTGCAGTGTATTTTTGAGATACAATAGCCCAAGCACGAATGTCAAAGTGTTCCTTGATGAGtgaattttcataaacatttagGGCAAGCGTGGTCTTACCCGTGCCGCCCATTCCAACAATCGAGATGATTTGCTGCTTGGGTTGATGTATGGTGAGCTTGTCCATGACGTTGATCACATCGTCTTCGAGTCCCACCGGAGAAGCCTTTCTGGTGGTGGTGAGAGGTTGTTTCTCCTCCACAGCATCCATTTCACCATGTGTAGCTTGCTCCTCTCTCGCTCCCCATTTCTCCTTGAGCTCAGCACCATTTCTCATGATACCATCCATTTCTTCAGTTATTTGTTGCAGATCCAAGAAGCATGGATTTCTCCATAGCCACAAGCATGGATTTCTCCATAGCCAGCACCACCGCATCCATGCTGGATTCTCTCCAGCATGAATTTGATCGACAATGTGTGATTCAATCACATCTTCAGCTGCGTGAGCTGCAGATACGATTTGACTCTCCAGATCTGATGCTTCTTTGCTACCTCCATCAATATTCCTGTTGGTAATCAAGTCGAGCAAGGCATCAACCTTTTCCCCAAGCGATTCAATCTGTTTCTTGTCGAATACAGTTGAAAGGCGAGGATGGCACATCATCTGCTCAATATTGTTCATCAAAGAAACCAGAGCTGCATAAGCTGCCATCTCAAATCCTTCGATTAAGCAGCAGACTGTAACTGAAATTCGATGAATCTGAACGATGGTTATTCTGAGTTGCCCCCAAGACTTTGACGGAGTCTgctaaacataaataaataaataaataaagtcgtTTTATTTTAATCTGTTGAACATGCAGCGCCAGCCTGTGCTCCAcaatctaattattaaaattcttTTAGAAATTGAAGAGATCTGAATAAGTGATTGTATAATAAATTTCTGGACAGTCATATTTGAATGCCCTTGCTGTCATTTTCCTTGAAGAAACGAGCTGACCTTGTGCAGTATTTTGAATCCTGATAAATTCAACATGtcaattaaattaatgaattttgGAACTATGCATCTTATAATATAAGCTCTAAGTATCAAATGAATTCTACTTGGACAACAAAATGTAAGCAACAGTAAACAggagaggcatgagtttctcaTTTCAAAGAGCGAGAGATCTCCCATTTCGAAATCCAAGCGTTTAA is a window encoding:
- the LOC130999305 gene encoding putative late blight resistance protein homolog R1A-4, whose translation is MAAYAALVSLMNNIEQMMCHPRLSTVFDKKQIESLGEKVDALLDLITNRNIDGGSKEASDLESQIVSAAHAAEDVIESHIVDQIHAGENPAWMRWCWLWRNPCLWLWRNPCFLDLQQITEEMDGIMRNGAELKEKWGAREEQATHGEMDAVEEKQPLTTTRKASPVGLEDDVINVMDKLTIHQPKQQIISIVGMGGTGKTTLALNVYENSLIKEHFDIRAWAIVSQKYTAEEIFSKLLSSIGQSGSGDELGLKLYQSLCGRRYLIVLDDIWSVEAWDEVRRYFPDNRNGSRIVLTTRLSDVASGCGSSSCFNMKPLDEDQSWVLFCRNAFQQEHCSYPQLESVGNEIVTLCRGVPLSIVVIGGFLLKSPRTVGFWEGVAKNIKSIPNSIEKQEILDVLSLSYNHLPPHLKPCFLYMGIFEEGREIRASRIIKLWVTEGFIKPKRAQMLEEIAEGYLNDLVDRNLVLVGRYRYNGKIRSCRLHDLIRDLCLKVSEKDKFFYVNRALDNMSKERRFICPDFIKNENVHEMSDAWALDNMTKERRFICHDFIKSDYVHEMSDAPKSAPLLRSLVCRGDKLPPVVFKMLRILNMISNCSEAVVMQNLNLRFLTFQPLASRTLVWLPSSIAFIWNLQTLTINAELVVAPIEIWSMSQLRHVECTRIYLPRPLPNDCVVMGNLQTLTKAVNLRLSEEVCKRIPNTNKLHLIYGKDLEGYDDYLFDHLHNLGSLHKLQSLKLVVSTFPNQSSCNADRLKCALPVSLKKLSLARCSLDWNDLTIIGSLPQLEALELVDSVKGQKWSPVNGEFLRLRFLSIVDWTCDLRCWDADSSHFPVLEKLRLEGLWHLEEIPLDIGEIPTLEVISVDGCSESAQISAMKIKEEQESLGNEGLEVQISSRKDIDNRKLRDEEVLMHLEEEVRLYIGEITTLVDGCSESADVSAMKIKEEEESLGNEGLQVQISSTKETLTRLTEKIRISFLTLTAASRYLHGKPLDYL
- the LOC130998738 gene encoding putative late blight resistance protein homolog R1A-10, encoding MAAYAALVSVMNIIEQMMSHPRLSTVFDKKQIESLGGEGSREASDLESQIASAAHAAEDVIESHIVDQIHAGSSHGCSLSDLQQIIEEMDGIMKKGAELKEKWRAREEQAAHGDVDVVEEKQPLTTTTGKASPVGLEDDVIHIMDKLTIHQHKQHIISIVGMGGTGKTTLALNVYENSLIQRHFDIRAWATVSQQYSAQEIFSKLLSSIGQSGSGNDLEVELHQTLWGRRYLIVLDDIWSVEAWDEVKRYFPDNGNGSRIVLTTRLSDVASDCSSSSCFTMKPLKKDQSWVLFCRNAFQQEHCPYPQLESVGNEIVRLCRGLPLSIVVIGGFLLKSPRTVGFWEDVAKNIKSIPNSIEKQEILDVLSLSYNHLPPHLKPCFLYMGIFEEDREIRASRIIKLWVAEGFIKPKRAQMLEEIAEGYLNDLVDRNLVLVGRHRYNGKIRSCRLHDLIRDLCLKVSEKDKFFYAKRALDNMTEERRFICHDFIESEDVHEMSDALMSAQLLRSLVSSTWWKLPVVFKLLRVLTMAKHCSAEDIIQNLNLRCLTFQPLYFLILVRLPSSISFIWNLQTLSIHARLVVAPIEIWSLSQLRHVECKRIYLPHPPPSPNDCVVMGNLQTLIKAVNLRLSEEVCKRIPNTNKLHLIYDDELEGYDDCLLDHLHNLGSLHKLQSLKLVVSTFPKRSSCNADRLKCAFPVSLKKMSLKNCSLVWNDLTIIGSLPHLEALKLVDSVMGQKWSPVNGEFLRLRFLSIVKCDLRCWDADSSHFPVLEKLRLEGLKHLEAIPLDIGEIPTLEVISVVGCSESAEISAMKIKEEQESLGNEGLQFQMSLRRRRQAALLLYNFIRVSRSTDYLYD